The following proteins are co-located in the Leptodactylus fuscus isolate aLepFus1 chromosome 8, aLepFus1.hap2, whole genome shotgun sequence genome:
- the STRADB gene encoding STE20-related kinase adapter protein beta — protein sequence MSCLDCSCLRRTPVKSISQNKESTTSIYPHWAGELPQCWIPPVLGGHDTPVRYNEFNNYELQQELGKRFNNLTTIYLARHTPTGTLVTVQLTDLDDCSDEQLKFLQNEALMSSFFQHHNIMISWKIFTVGTWLWVINPFMAYGSASSLVKTYYPEGMSEVLIGNILYGTLKGLNYLHQNGYIHRSVKGSHILISEEGLVSLSGLGHLYNMVRRGEKAKVAFDFPDFSTAMLPWLSPELLRQDLHGYNVKSDIYSLGITACELATGRVPFMDMHRTQMLLQKLKGPPQNPLYGNTFPCEESPLKISRSGVDSGIGESVVAASMTQTMTSERLRTPSPRTFSSALQNLVEICLQQDPEKRPSAGMLLSHPFFKQAREQTHDSIPSLLPSLAQHRKHSSIVSLPVILKKYPYKATDEAKEWTFL from the exons ATGTCTTGTCTG GACTGTTCCTGCCTGAGACGGACACCTGTGAAATCAATAAGCCAAAATAAAGAGTCGACCACAAGTATCTATCCACACTGG GCAGGTGAGCTGCCGCAGTGCTGGATTCCTCCTGTGTTGGGAGGACATGACACGCCAGTGCGGTACAATGAATTCAACAACTATGAACTTCAACAGGAACTTG GAAAACGATTCAATAACTTAACTACAATCTACCTCGCTCGACATACTCCTACAGGAACCCTGGTGACAGTACAGCTCACAGATCTGGATGACTGTTCAGATGAACAACTCAAGTTTTTACAG AATGAAGCGcttatgtcatcattttttcagCATCATAACATTATGATTTCATGGAAAATCTTTACTGTCGGGACATGGCTTTGGgttattaaccctttcatggcATACG GTTCCGCTAGCAGTCTTGTGAAGACATATTATCCTGAAGGCATGAGTGAAGTTTTAATAGGAAACATTTTGTATGGAACACTAAAAGGGTTAAATTATTTGCACCAGAATGGATATATTCACAG GAGCGTGAAGGGTAGTCATATCCTCATCTCAGAAGAAGGTCTTGTATCGCTGTCTGGACTTGGTCACCTTTACAATATGGTTAGAAGGGGAGAAAAAGCTAAGGTGGCATTTGATTTTCCTGACTTTAGCACTGCAATGCTTCCTTGGTTGAGTCCTGAGCTACTGAGACAG GACCTCCACGGATACAATGTGAAGTCTGACATCTACAGCCTTGGGATCACTGCCTGTGAATTAGCTACTGGGCGTGTACCATTCATGGACATGCACCGCACTCAG ATGCTGCTACAAAAATTGAAAGGTCCACCACAGAATCCTCTGTATGGAAACACCTTTCCCTGTGAAGAGTCCCCCTTAAAGATCTCACGATCTGGTGTGGATTCAGGTATCGGAGAGAGTGTTGTCGCTGCAAGCATGACTCAGACCATGACTAGTGAGCGACTGAGAACTCCTTCTCCAAGAACGTTCTCATCTGCTCTGCAAAACCTGGTGGAAATCTGCCTACAGCAAGACCCTGAGAAAAG ACCATCAGCTGGCATGTTGCTGTCTCATCCATTCTTCAAGCAG GCAAGGGAGCAGACACATGACTCTATACCCTCGCTGCTGCCCTCTCTGGCACAACATCGGAAGCACAGTTCAATTGTGTCCCTTCCAGTGATCCTGAAGAAATACCCCTACAAAGCTACAGATGAAGCTAAAGAATGGACATTTCTTTAA